One stretch of Diabrotica undecimpunctata isolate CICGRU chromosome 5, icDiaUnde3, whole genome shotgun sequence DNA includes these proteins:
- the LOC140442280 gene encoding uncharacterized protein, with protein MDMSRCLLAEADVDKKYWPEIVCAAVYLKNRTLSDTIEKKTPYEIFFGQKPDVSNLRLYGSKVFVRRPEQKRIPKWDKKADMGILIGYSNVGYCVLLNGRVIVARHVDIVEENVKCIGLDFNESDNDNNEKCYPDKIDESSENDSIDETFESTNESMDDSVNKNESELPRSHRAKNPPKKFDDYYVYTSSISVNMCRTDIPHTFEEAINSNESKYWKTAINKEIDSLNKNKTWKLVKNDTNKNILDVKWVYT; from the coding sequence ATGGATATGTCAAGATGTTTGTTGGCTGAAGCAGATGTTGATAAAAAATATTGGCCTGAAATAGTTTGTGCTGCGGTTTATTTGAAAAATCGTACTTTATCTGATACAATTGAAAAGAAAACTccatatgaaatattttttggacAGAAACCTGATGTTTCTAATTTGCGTTTGTATGGGAGCAAAGTTTTTGTACGAAGACCAGAACAGAAGAGAATCCCTAAATGGGATAAGAAAGCTGATATGGGAATTTTAATTGGTTATAGTAATGTTGGTTATTGTGTATTATTAAATGGCAGAGTCATTGTTGCTAGACACGTGGATATTGTTGAAGAAAACGTTAAGTGTATAGGTTTAGATTTTAACGAATCagataatgataataatgaaaagTGTTACCCTGATAAAATTGATGAAAGCTCTGAAAATGACTCAATAGATGAAACTTTTGAAAGTACAAATGAAAGTATGGATGACAGTGTGAATAAAAATGAATCTGAGTTACCTAGATCTCACAGAGCCAAAAATCCTCCAAAGAAATTTGATGATTATTATGTATATACTAGTAGTATTTCTGTAAATATGTGTAGAACTGATATACCACATACATTTGAGGAGGCGATAAATTCTAATGAAAGTAAGTATTGGAAAACAGCTATAAACAAAGAAATtgatagtttaaataaaaataaaacttggaAATTGGTTAAAAAtgatacaaacaaaaatattctgGATGTTAAATGGGTTTATACTTAA
- the LOC140440660 gene encoding uncharacterized protein, with protein MDENEIMFSVVEYFKYLGGNENSRRVYEGEQVVRAGHIIMCGRLHTEKQDCIVIYALCLQTSALQSSPHVIKGQLNIVNNIASVHKMECSCKGGNSGNSGYCKHISAVLLHCTRIPLETLEELSQTDLQCAWSLRKATSKDQYKAVSIPEMPCYKDKWAKQITTISSEKKPNILENLLLHAPKSALHLNRVGRRESPTTSIETVYPNNNQHLNILLNNASQSVIMMELEGLTVEIKDCCKDFVQSHFMNDTEHVATTTKISQREWHKQRKYRITGSRIYGIYTYTGFDWITKAEKYFNPKHFTNKFVKHGLKYEAAARECFVKATGQTVSTFGLIVSHNNNWLAYSPDGVIFNNGNLVALVEIKCPMEGATKSVFDVLKTLNYLKKNENNIYELKERHMYYGQIQCGMAMLNIKECYFLIYCPYDASMVILNVPYNDDFAKKLLFNVKTKYFKYMLHSICMSK; from the exons ATGGATGAAAATGAAATAATGTTTTCTGTAgttgaatattttaaatatctaggagggAATGAAAATTCTAGAAGAGTCTATGAAGGCGAGCAAGTTGTTCGAGCAGGTCACATAATTATGTGTGGTAGATTACATACAGAAAAGCAAGACTGCATTGTAATTTATGCTCTTTGTTTACAAACCAGTGCCTTGCAATCATCGCCGCATGTGATCAAAGGACAATTAAATATTGTCAATAACATCGCAAGTGTGCATAAGATGGAATGCTCTTGTAAAGGTGGAAACAGTGGAAACAGTGGGTATTGTAAACATATTTCAGCTGTGTTATTACATTGTACCAG aatacCTTTGGAAACTTTGGAAGAGCTATCCCAAACAGACTTACAATGTGCTTGGTCTCTAAGGAAAGCAACCAGCAAAGATCAATATAAAGCTGTTTCCATACCGGAAATGCCTTGTTATAAGGATAAATGGGCCAAACAAATAACCACAATCTCCAGTGAAAAGAAaccaaatattttagaaaatctttTATTGCATGCTCCAAAATCTGCATTACATTTGAATCG GGTAGGCAGAAGAGAATCACCAACTACCAGTATAGAAACAGTTTACCCAAATAACAATCAACATCTCAACATATTACTTAATAATGCCAGCCAATCTGTTATTATGATGGAATTAGAAGGTTTAACCGTTGAGATTAAGGATTGTTGTAAAGATTTTGTGCAATCTCATTTTATGAATGATACAGAACATGTTGCAACTACAACAAAAATATCTCAAAGAGAATGGCACAAACAGCGTAAGTATCGAATTACTGGCTCTAGAATATATGGCATATATACCTACACTGGTTTCGATTGGATCACTAAAGCTGAAAAGTATTTCAATCCAAAACATTTTACAAACAAATTTGTTAAGCATGGGTTGAAATATGAAGCTGCAGCACGTGAAtgctttgtcaaagcaactggaCAAACAGTGTCCACATTTGGTCTAATTGTTTCTCATAATAACAATTGGTTGGCATATTCTCCAGATGGTGTTATTTTTAATAACGGAAATCTCGTAGCATTGGTTGAAATAAAATGTCCAATGGAAG GTGCTACAAAATCAGTGTTTGATGTtctaaaaacattaaattacctaaaaaagaatgaaaataacatataCGAATTAAAGGAACGTCATATGTATTATGGACAAATTCAGTGTGGGATGGCAATGTTAAATATAAAAgaatgttattttttaatttattgtccaTATGATGCCAGTATGGTAATTTTAAATGTACCTTACAATGATGATTTTGCCAAGAAATTACTTTTTAATGTTAAAACTAAgtattttaaatatatgttaCATTCCATATGCATGTCAAAATAA